The Desulfuromonas versatilis genome has a segment encoding these proteins:
- a CDS encoding Crp/Fnr family transcriptional regulator, protein MKKVKLDDLKGSFLFKDMAEDEISTLAGIFSEKRMDEGMTVFIENMPGESLYLVQRGAIKISKMLAEGEEKTLVILGPEDVFGEMAILDGAPRSATARVAETAQLLSIKKDDFEKLCDSNPKLGLKLMRNIIRVFSQRIRENNEDYREMLLWSLGKKG, encoded by the coding sequence ATGAAAAAAGTGAAGCTTGACGACCTGAAGGGGAGTTTTCTCTTCAAGGACATGGCCGAGGACGAAATTTCCACCCTTGCCGGGATTTTTTCCGAAAAACGCATGGACGAGGGGATGACCGTCTTCATCGAGAACATGCCCGGCGAATCCCTCTACCTGGTGCAGCGAGGCGCCATCAAGATTTCCAAAATGCTCGCCGAAGGTGAGGAGAAGACCCTGGTGATTCTTGGCCCTGAGGACGTCTTTGGGGAGATGGCCATTCTCGACGGGGCCCCTCGCTCGGCAACCGCGCGGGTTGCCGAGACCGCTCAGCTTCTCAGCATCAAAAAGGACGATTTCGAAAAACTTTGTGATTCTAATCCTAAGCTCGGCCTGAAGCTGATGCGCAACATCATCAGGGTCTTCAGCCAACGAATCCGGGAAAATAACGAGGACTACCGGGAAATGCTGCTCTGGTCCCTGGGAAAAAAGGGCTAG
- a CDS encoding OmpA family protein, with protein MRHLLAVCGALLILMAVSAAADQSLPGEVEQLLATRKVLATVTFSMGSASLDDTARAAIDRAAKELSTLAKDKALVRIEGFSSPEGEANSNISIAVMRARAVEDYLRGRHQIPVEIYLSGSVDRVGAEGRDLALRRRAEIALYDNIWQVQPIPVGQTILEWQQR; from the coding sequence ATGAGGCATCTGCTGGCCGTCTGCGGTGCGCTGTTGATCCTTATGGCTGTCTCCGCGGCGGCAGACCAGAGCCTGCCGGGTGAGGTCGAACAGTTGCTGGCGACTCGCAAGGTGCTGGCCACGGTGACCTTTTCCATGGGCTCGGCCAGTCTCGATGACACCGCGCGTGCAGCCATCGACCGGGCGGCCAAGGAGCTTTCGACCCTGGCAAAGGACAAGGCCCTGGTGCGGATAGAAGGCTTTTCCAGCCCTGAAGGGGAAGCCAATTCGAATATTTCCATCGCGGTAATGAGGGCCCGGGCGGTGGAGGATTATTTGCGGGGCAGACATCAAATTCCCGTAGAGATCTACCTGAGCGGCTCGGTGGACCGTGTCGGCGCTGAGGGTCGCGACCTTGCCCTGCGCCGTCGTGCGGAAATTGCCCTGTATGATAACATTTGGCAAGTACAGCCGATTCCGGTTGGACAGACCATTCTCGAGTGGCAGCAGCGATGA